In Alphaproteobacteria bacterium, the genomic stretch TTCCAAGTTCGAATAAACTGCTCAACATGCTCCATAGGAGTGTCTGGCCCCAAACTAACCCGGATAGCTTCTGAGGCCTGTTGATCAGAAAAGCCCATGGCTTTTAATATGCGAGACGACTTTATTTTGCCCGAAGAACAGGCGGCTCCGGAACTAATGGCGATTCCCTCCAAATCAAAAGCAATCACCTGGGTGGAGTTTGGAACCCCTGGCATGGTCAAACTACAAGTATTTGAAAGACGTGGCGAATCTCTTCCTACAATTACCAGGTCGGGACATATTGACCTAAGGGCGTCTTCGATGACGTTTCTCTTCGACTCAAGCTCTTTGGTATTCCACTCTCCAATTATCTCAAGCGCGGCAGCAAATCCAGCTATACCAGAAACATTTTCGGTACCTGAACGACGACTTTTCTCTTGCCCCCCACCGAGATATAGAGGAACCATCGGCAACTCTTCTTTAGCAATGAGGGCTCCTACTCCCTGGGGACCGCCAACTTTATGGGCAGAAACAGTCAAAAAGTCTGCGTCCAGCTTATGGAAGGAAATTGGAATCTTCCCCAGTGCCTGAATGGCATCCACATGGACTAAGGACCCATGTTTGTGGGAAATAGAGACAATCTCTTCCACAGGATTCAGAATACCCGTCTCATTATTTGCAAGCAAAATAGAAACCAAGGCTGGTGTCTTTGCCTCTATGAGGGATTGCTCCAAAGCCTGTAAATCAACAATTCCTTGATTGTTGATAGGAACGAAATGATGGTCCAAGCCCGGTTGTTCGGTCACAACCCTGTGCACAGAATCATGTTCCGTTTCTGTCAAGATAATGGGAGATCGTTGGCTTCCCATAAGCACCATCGCATTCGCCTCAGTGCCACCACTGGTGAAAATAACCTGATTCGGATGGGCGCCCAAAAAAGTTGCTATGATTTCCCTTGATCGGTTCAATACTTGCTTTGCTTTCCGACCAGCCCCGTGGGTTGAAGATGGATTCCCCCCAAGTCGTAAAGCTTCCGCCAGAGCTGAAACAACTCCTTCAGGAGACGGGAAAGTTGCATTGTAGTCTAGATAAATGAAAGATGGCGAGTTAGACATAATATATCCTTGGCGCAGGCGCTTCTTTGGATAAATTCATCAGTTGGCTGGTACCAACCACGCGGCGTTCGCATACATCTTTTAAGGAAACAGAACGTAAAAATAAACTGACCTGATTTCCTAACTCCTCCCAAAGGGTGTGCACCAAACATCGAGAGCCTTTCTCCAAACATCCAACCGTCTCATGGGGGCTACAACGCGTTGCATGGAGAGTCTCACCTGCAGCAATCATAATATCCGCCACAGAAATAGCTTCCATCTCTCTAGCTAAGCGATATCCTCCTGAAGGACCACGGACACTTTCCACAATGCCCCCTTTCCGCAATCTTGAAAAAAGCTGTTCTAAGTAAGGGAGAGATATCTGTTGTTTCTCAGCAATAATAGACAATGGGAGCGCTTTTTCCGCGGAACTCTGTGCGAGTTCCACCATGGCCATAACAGCATATCGTCCCTTTGTTCCAAGATGCATTAAATTTTTCCTTCCATTTCCCTATTAAAGTGTGCCATTAATGTTCATCGAAAGCTGCCGGTTGGCATAAAAAATTATATACCTGACTTCTGTGGTCAACATTAAATATTTTTTCCATTAAGTCAAGTAAACTGGAAACCCAAAATCCGCGATAGAAAATTAAATTTCTCCCTCTAGTGTGAAGGGAAGCAGTTTTTCCGATCGAGAGTGAATTTTTTTAGGTGTTAAATTTTTAAATTGACCCAAAGCGCTAAAAGTTATTCTAACCCTGGGTTTA encodes the following:
- a CDS encoding cysteine desulfurase; the encoded protein is MSNSPSFIYLDYNATFPSPEGVVSALAEALRLGGNPSSTHGAGRKAKQVLNRSREIIATFLGAHPNQVIFTSGGTEANAMVLMGSQRSPIILTETEHDSVHRVVTEQPGLDHHFVPINNQGIVDLQALEQSLIEAKTPALVSILLANNETGILNPVEEIVSISHKHGSLVHVDAIQALGKIPISFHKLDADFLTVSAHKVGGPQGVGALIAKEELPMVPLYLGGGQEKSRRSGTENVSGIAGFAAALEIIGEWNTKELESKRNVIEDALRSICPDLVIVGRDSPRLSNTCSLTMPGVPNSTQVIAFDLEGIAISSGAACSSGKIKSSRILKAMGFSDQQASEAIRVSLGPDTPMEHVEQFIRTWKKIYHNHHKNVA
- a CDS encoding Rrf2 family transcriptional regulator, which gives rise to MHLGTKGRYAVMAMVELAQSSAEKALPLSIIAEKQQISLPYLEQLFSRLRKGGIVESVRGPSGGYRLAREMEAISVADIMIAAGETLHATRCSPHETVGCLEKGSRCLVHTLWEELGNQVSLFLRSVSLKDVCERRVVGTSQLMNLSKEAPAPRIYYV